CTTAGGTTTTGGTCGGAGTTTGGTTTGACTCTCCAGCGTCATGTGTTCCACAGGTGGTAGCTCACCAAGATAGACCGAGTCTGTGTCCGGTGAGGTGGGGGGAGGGGGAAGGTCTCCATAGCAGGTTGACATTCTGTCCGATGGATGTAAaggagttggaggaggaggcgggTCCTCAACATGGATAGGAACATCCTCCAGGGCCTTGTCCAGGTCGAACTCCATTTCTGTGGGATACAGAAAATATCAAAGTCGTGTGGGAAAGTCTGAAATCTACTTGTGGATATTCAGGCTGTGCAAGGAAATCACTTCCATCTGAGATCTCTGAGATCTCTGAGAAGTCCTAGATCaagattttacttttaaaacgATGGACTGTGCAGGAACATGGATGAGACATCACCAAGCGTGTGGTATAAACAAAGAGGTCAGCCAGTAAAACTATAACTCTTATCTAGTGTTAACTTTAGACAATATAATGAACTATAATTCTAATATAACCAcataatacaaaacataaactaACCATGTCTGTACAGTTACATTTTCTGGGTCACTCACCAAATGCCACCGAGACCGGCCGCAGCATCCGGACCAGAATACTCTTCCTCTTAGTTTTAGGAGTCATCtacagaaacagttttgtgtttttattttttatgtggaCAACATTTAAATAGTCCAAAAACTTTGCAAAGCACCTACTTGGATGATGatgacaacagtgttttattaaccACACCGCTGTCTTCTCCAAATATCTATAACTCGTCATACATATATGTGTTTTCCTACCACGCAGGAGTCCATGTCCTCCAGCCCATGTTGCCGCTCCCGGTcgtgcatttgtttttgttcctgatTGTGATTCGCAGGCTGCAGAACCATCTCATCTAGGACTTCTGTCTCCATCTGGGGCTCCTTATGCAGCAGAGTCTGACCCTTCCTGATCAGATGGTCAGCctgaagacagaagaaggaaagagggaTGAATGAGCAGGCAGaagtgaaagacagacagacaggccgGAAGGCAAAGAGGACACTAACCAGAGTGTGCTGTGATCTGGACAGAGACTCCAGGATCTCATCCACAATACGATCTGACAGAAATGAGGCCATGCTGAGTTTCACTTCACTGTATtccaaagagaaaacacaatgaaatcacattcattttcatcttcataCCACCAGGGTAAAGTGTGATCCGATCTTTCTAATTTATTAATACTTGTGCGTGACACCAGTCAAGTGCTGATATATTTGTAACTGCTCAGTGTCTTGTAATCAGATCCACTGCTGAGAAAACTGATCTGAACCAGGTCAGAACTGTGTGGGACCTGATTTTGTTGATGATGTCGACTCCGGACTGCTCCAGCAGCGTGGTGGTGACGAAGCTGCGGGGCACAGTCATCCTCCCTGCTCCAGCCTTCAGCAGCTCCTGCCGAAGGTTGCTCCTCTTCATCACATGAGGACACAGACCCTCAGCAGAGTCCACCATGGACACCAGCATGGTCTGGGAAGGAGGAGTTCACACAGTTTAAACTTCATGTCTGTTCTAGTTCTAACTCCACTGTGGGTTCTGCGTGTTCAGTTCACTACCTGCAGCTGTGCGTCCATCACTCTGGCCACTTCCCCTGCCATCGACTGCAGTGTGTCCTGAATGGCTCCAACAAAAGCCTCCTGTGACCCCCCATTCTTCAGGTGGTACAGGTTAGGGAGGAGCTGGGACGGGAGGGTGCAGAGATAATTATTTTAGAGAGTGTAAGTGTTGAACACAGTCTACATCTCTGAGTCATGAGTTCTTACTCTCTTGGAGTTCCTGGCGTCCTTCATGAGGTtctctgccaccttcatgtcATCAAGAACCAAGCTGGTCTCTGTGAACTTCAGAGAGTTCAGGTGATCCTGCACCTTCACGCACATCGTATCCATCATCTACAAAGGGTCAAAGGAAGGTCAGAAGTCAGTGTCCAGTGACATTTAAACTACGGGTTTGATCGTGTCAGTGCACCTGCCTGTTGTGTGGTTGTGGTGACTATTCCCTGCTGCAGCCTGTACGCCTGCTCCTGCAGATATTTACGCGTCTCATGGTTCCTGAGCAGGTACTGTTCCATCTGCGACACAGAACAATACTCTTATTACAGGAAGGTGAGCATGTGCTCCtaaaaaggcagaaaacatctacattgattcattttttttttttttaaagtgcagcaACCTTTAATAAGGCATCCTCTGTTTTTTCAGGATTCGCCTTCAGTGCCTGAGCAGCATCCATAATGGGAACAGGCATGAAACGAATGGTGTAGTTCCTGAAAGCAAGAGAGggtttaaaacagtttatttttaaagtttactgACAGACGAGATCAGGGCTGAAAATGTGCAGAAACCTGTTAAGTCTTAATCAGGCAGCTCAAACTCACTTCTCCAGAGCAGCAGCGACGTCCTGTAAACCCTGAGGGCTGATGTTGTTTCTGTCCCACACTACtgtcctgcagagaaacacagggaACGCTCCTTTATCtcactttgaatgttttctgaTTGTTACTACTTTCTGTTGAGACTGTCATAGTTACTGCTTAGATCCAAGTATTAGTAACTCCTGCTACACTACACAGTCTAAATGTTACTAATCAGTGGAGTCCCAGTAGAAAGTGGACAAACCTTTCATGGAGGGCTGAAAGTACTGAAATGAATTTACATTTATGGCTTTAGGACAAAGATAGCTTCTTCTCAAAGTTGTCAGCTTGAACTCTGTGCTTACCTGAGTTTGGTGTTGATCTGCAGGGCTTTGGCCAACATCTTGGCCCCCATGTCCCCCATTGCATTTCCACTGATGTCTAGTTTGGTCAGAGACGTGTTGCTGCCCAGAGCGTTGAGGACGATGGAGAGGTCAGCCTTCAGCTTGGAGTCGGCCAGTGAGAGCGAGGTCAGCggctgcagaggaggaagagatggtTTTATATTAGAAACAGGTTGATTCAAATTAGAAAGATGCATAAATACATGATATAATGGCAAGGTGCAAAGTGTCACTCACTGATTCCTCCTCCTGAATCATGTGAACCAGGTTGTCCAGGACCTGAGCCACATTTCTGAAAAAGAATCAGTTAAACATGATCAAgtgattcattatttatttcgAGCTGTAATTATTTAGAAGGTACTGAAAGTTGTGCTTGCAGTCAGTTTGACACCCACTTGGATTTGATGTTGTTGAAGTTTTTGCCTATTGACAGGTTCCTGATGGAGCGGTTCTTGGCCAGCCAGACCAGCAGGGTTGTCAGATCGATGTCCAGACCTGAGCAACGTGGCACCGAAACATGAATCAGCAACCATCAAAGTGAATATAGCATCATCTAACATGTTTAAAATCTAGAATAACGTCCCCACCATTGTCAGAAATGTCCAGACTGGAGATGTTGGGGATTTCTGCGATGCAACCCTCGAGGATCTGGGAGCCTCCTGAACGCAGCTAAGAGCAGAAGAAAGTCATTTTTTACTCTATATGGTTAAAGTCTGGACACTGAGTGACTTTGcctctgatgtgtgtgtgtgagtgtgtttaatGTCAGTTTGGTCGCATCTTTCTAGAAATTAAAGACATGTTTGCATAAACAGCTCTCTGGTTTgcatgttggttacacctctaaactataaatgcagtccgaacagacaaaacccaaatctgaaactgagtgtAGACATCCAGTGCTAATTATTGcttgaataatcaatgtaacaGGACACAactgggcaacaaaacacacctgtcagtgaCATGTTCCAATATttttgctcacataaaaaaatagatgggttcaaacaaaaggtgctatcttctcACTTGTGTATCAGATCACCTGGACACCTGTAAatcaaagctgaaatgttgCTCTTTAGTCTCTTGTTACTCTTTTGAtttcaaacccaaatgttttccaTCTACAGCAGAAGCACAGGAACTATCCTCTCTGTTGGAGTGTAGATATTCTACATATTTTACCTTGTACCTTACTtctaagttgctttggataaaagcgtctgctatatgactaaatgtaaatgtaaatctccCACTGTACCTTTAAACTGTGTAGTACAGTGTGTTGGTTCATGTCTGTTTTACCTCGCAGCAGCTGAGATCCAAAGACACATCACTGAGGTTTGGGTTGCAGCCGAGCCCCAACAACAAGGCCCTGCAGACAGAAACTGGAGTGAATAGTGTGACAGAGCcttgttatttatgtttctttgtACAGCACTTTTAATGTGCTGTATCTTTGAGCATGgcagtgttttcctgctgtgtgtctTATACCAGATTGTGGTGAATGTTTTCTTACTTCAGAGCCTCCAGAGGCAGCCTGGTCCCTGACAGACTGACTGAGCTCAAAGCCTGAGCACAGCTGAAGAACTGCTTGAAGGACGAAGGAATTTCTTTACACTTCCTGTACAAATATGCAGAGAAACATGTTAACATGAACACGGTAAGAACACGAACCAAATTCAAACTACATTCACAGAAAGTGATTAGTTTAGAATAGAATATACTGAACTATTAGATCATATTTCTGGGTTCTGCTGTCTGTCTGGTCTAAGTTTGACAACTTGCCTGTGAGAGAAGACTGTCTTTGACATGTTGAAGACAGAAAGATGCTTCAAAGACCCTCTCAGCAGAGATGCACACACctagaaaacataaaactgaaattcagAAAAAGAAGCTTAAACTATgaatgtgtgttgatgtgtgtaaGACCTGTTTTTACCTGCTCCAGAGAGCAGTCGCTGTTGGACAGATCCAGGGTCTCCAGACAGTTTGGGTGACTCAGGAAGCTGTGCAGGTTCTGTGAGGGGGAAATACAATAAGAAATACAATCTTTAATTGTAGATTTAGTGCTTTGTATGATCCCACTGGCCCAACGATTTCCACCTGACAAGTTTCATAATTCAAAAAACAGACCAGAGCGTTTCTGTGTTGTTGAAATGTAGACTTTTTATTTGATGATATGCAGAGAGTTACTTATTAAAAGctctaaaaaaaacagtgaactGCTAATGTGTGTGATCTGAGTTAGCGTGCATATGAGCAGAGTCTGCCTGTGTACCTGTAGGTCGTCGCCTTTGAGCGAGTTTCCCGAAAGGTCCAGATGTGAGAGGGTGGAGGCGACAACAGGGTTGGCACAGAGAGCCTGACAGAGGCTGTTCACACCTGCAAATAAAGTGCACAAATACTTAATAACCACGTGTTAATAAAGGCTtttatatgcgtgtgtgtgtgtttgtgttttcaccttTAGGAGACATGGACGTCCTGGAGAGGTTCAGGTGCTTCAGACCCATGGGAAGTTTGGCGAGCTGAGCACTTAGAGCTGCTacacctgcagagagaaaacacacgtCCAGCAGTGACGTTTCACAGAGTCGCTGGTTTCCAATATGGCCACCAGGGGGCACATGGCAGCATTAAAGTAACAGATTCAAGGTAGAAACTTACAGATTATTTTGTTCTACACAAATTGCTGAACAGGAAATGAGCAGTAGAGGAACCGTTTATACCATACCagttataaataaacatgatgtCAAACTTCAATGCCAAACCTTATCTACacaatgcatgtgtgtgtgtgtgtgtgtttaaccttTGTCCTCCAGTGAGTTGTTGGTCAGGAtgagtgtgtgcagtgtggACGCGGGGTTTTGTGACAGAGCGCCGGCCAGTTTCTGAGCAAAATCGCTGAAGATGACAAACAAAGGAGTAGATAAAggaacatgtttaaaatattaccGTGCTCCAATTGGTTTACATGGAAAATTCACACTACGAGCACAAGTAGTCTCttgtttgacctctgaccttctgAGTCCAGCATTGTCCAACACCAGCTCTTCCAGCCGACTGGATCGAGCCACCACTCTCAGGATCTGATCGCACACGTCTGACGACTGgaggacaaagacacacacacacacacacacacacacacacacacacacacacacacacacacacacacacacacacacacacacacacacacaaagaacataTTTTACACAGGAAGTGATTTAATTGTAATTCTATAATTTAAATCAATCAGCAATTAAGTGTTGAGATGGAACAGTTTGTATCCCTGACTCAGTGGGACTTCTTGGTCATGATGTTACCAGTTTGTAGTCCTTAGCTGAGACTTTGGTGAACCACTGGTTGTACTCCAGAGCTGCGATGATCGCCACCAGATCCCTGgggggaaaaataataaatatatttacacatgCAGCCCTCAGCTGATTGATAAGAACATGTCACGATGAACCCAGGCAGAGTGCGTACCTGTTCTCCAGGTGGATGAAGTCCTGCAGGTTGAGCTCTCTGCTGTCCTGAGTGAGATAGATGGTGTCCACGTCCTGGAGGAGATGAAGACGACAACAGGTGAGACGACTTCGATGGTGTGTTCAGGTGCaatagaaagtaaaataaaagagcagagagTGCAGAGAGGATAAGGAGATAAAGAGAAGAAGCAGATCacaggagaagaaaatgagCGAAACCCAAACTACAGAACCACATGTTGAGTAGAAAACCAAACTTATATCACACAGAAGAAGTAGAAAGGCAGGAAACAAGCGTTCTACAGCACTGACCCATTGGACCTCCTCTCTGTAGGGCAGACCCAGGTAATCGCACACACACCAGTACTGATGAGAGAAACCTCCTGAAATACAGATGAAGACAACCTTCAACCCTGTGAACATCTGACTGCTGTTATTAGGAACATTTAGCGGCTGATTTACCGCAGGGCCCCAGGTCTGCAGAGCCCTGGTCGTCCCAGATGGCCTGGAGAGCCGTGGTCCGCTCTGGAGGCTTCAAACTCAACTTCCTCATCACCTTCCTTCCTTACAGAGAGCGAGGAAAAGACGGGAAGGAAGTATTAACTTTGAAAGCTGATCTAAACCTCTCTCACATTTGATTCTACAAgcttttcatgtctttatcgGTCactcattaaacatacagagtgatggtggaaaaagtaagtgaaacattGTGTTACCATCAAACTTaaaggcacaaaaaaaacaccaaaagttcattgtttttaaattaccAATATGCTTCATGTGTTCAGATCCAGATCACTTTGATGCTTTTATCTGATCATTGTTCAACTCttacatttaatatatatattaatatatattaatatatattcaCAGTAACTGTGTGATGCACCAAATatcacagaacagaacagactaACTCTCAAACCACCTCTAAATGCTCCTGATGTCACTGATCGTCACTAAGCTGTAGCTGCTGTCTGTGTGGTACCTACACTGGAGAGCTGGAGGGGCGGATCCGCTGCAGACAGACGCCGATATGAGCGATGACCTCGTCCACTTCCTCCACGGAGCCCAAACGAAGGCTCCATGATCCGCGCTCGTGCTCCAACACCAACTGCAGGGGGCGACACACACAAAGGAACGAGTgagtcaaacagctgctgagagCACTGAGGAGTTTAACTCAGGAATGAAAGAGACTCTGTGGAATGAGGTTCACCTGAGTGGGCTTGTTGCTGCTGATTCCCTGGATATCCAGGCAGCTGAAGGACTGTTCAATCTGAAACAAGCAACAAGTGGCAGATGATGAAATTCAGCAGTAAAAACATGAGTTAATGTTTAGTGTTGAAATcttatatacatgtacacatataaatacaccAGCAGCCTGTTTTTAACACATcccaaataaaaatgttgtgtttcCTACAGAACTTCCTCCACACAACCTGAACCTTCACTCATTCATTTCCCTCTTTAGAACTGGAGAATGTTCCCAGGAAACATTGAACAGACACACCCTCAGTACAATCGTTCATTAACTGTACATTAACCGGCTGTTTGCTTTTTGGCCTTTTTGTGTCTGGAATCCTGCAGAATGAGGATTTGTGCTGCTGAACAATCTGTTCAGTTCTATCAACCTGTGTAGTTCCCATAATATGATCTGCTCACTAAAAACAATGCACAGAGCAGAACTGGAAACTTTTCTGTGGTTTGGTCCTTTatctgcatttaaatgtgtgtaacacaaaaactgtgttttagaACGTTCCTGCCTTAATCTGCAAACACGTCCACTTCCATGGGCAATGTTTAAAAGTTGAACTGATGAACCCAGTCAGCAGCATTTTCATGTAAGGACCTATCAAACCATGATGGAGATAATTTGATCACTGATATTTAAAACTTTGTctttacacaaaaaaaacagaaaactcaaataaaacacacaaaccaaaaactACTCGAGTCAAAGGACCAGTTAGGACTTGGGCTTTGCCGGCTGACCCTGTCCCAAACTTGTATTTAGCCatataagataaaataaactttatttatttagaaatccAGGTAGTCTTGGAAATAGACTAGATACAAAAGTCAGACCTTTAGTGACTAGTGAGCACACTGGAATGACGTGACCAGTATGAAGGTGAAATACTGGGGTGTCCATAAGCTTCTGGTCATGTAATGTGTTCCACAAAAACTAGAATTAACACGAGTGTCTTTGGTCAAATGCTCACAAACTCATAGCTTTACAGGCGCACTGAGCCGACTCGTCAAGCTCCAACTTGTTTTGGAGTTTTGCAGCAGACTTAAGATAACAAAGGTTACGGAGTCACAGTAACCTCCTCGGTCTTAAGTAAGTGGATCTACTTTATGATGTTTACATCTTCAACAACTGTCTAGTGTGAAATGTCGACTGCCAGTGATGCATATGATACGAAGCTGGACAAATACAGATCTGAACAAAGCCTGGAATGAGATTAAAAAATCAAAATATCAAAGACACAATCTAAAAACAAACGCTACAAATAGTTTGCAGAACAAATGTCTGGAACAGACCCACGATTCCCTCCAGAgtccagagagagaaagtaaaaataatggTGGAGACTTCACTCTGTGCCaagaggagtgagagagagagaaataaagagggagaaagagaaaaagaaagtgaaagataCAGGAGAGGAAATGAATTACAGATGCTGAGGTACAAATTAAAAGTAGGAGAGAGGAGGACTGGAGGTCAGGAAGCTaagaaaaagatcaaatgaataagaaaagggaaaagagcGAGAggctgaaacagaaagagagaaagaagtgaaGGGGAACGGGTAAAGACAAACAGCCCCCTCCCCGCCTTTTCCTTGCCAGCTGTTAAATTCctccattgtgtttttttctccctctgctgcctctgtctgctGGAACGGTCGCTCCCAAGAACAAACCACCCTCTGTTCGCTCTCTCACAGTCAGACAAACCACTGGCCAACAGTGGAACAACAGATCAGGGGTCAGCTGGCAGAGGGAGCTCAGCAGAGGTCAGGGGTCACGTTTCATTACTGCTGTGTTAAACTCTATTTGTTCCCTTCAATACAGCACACAGCATGTTAAATACTTTATAAACCAAGTATCACTTCTGGGGTTACTAACATCAAATTATATTTTGCAAAAGCAAATTTAATGATCTAGTTGCAGATagtgagtgtgtgaaagagtgaaaatgtaaaactttattaattctaaaaatattcatttatcaGTCATCATCTAGTCTTTAAAGCACAAAGTAAAGTTTTTACTGAACAGACATTGAGCATTAACCTTCAGCTTTATTTCATCACGGGGTAGGTTGTTTGAATTAAGTTTCAGTGCTGGCATTCCTACTTCTGGT
Above is a genomic segment from Anabas testudineus chromosome 11, fAnaTes1.2, whole genome shotgun sequence containing:
- the LOC113153781 gene encoding F-actin-uncapping protein LRRC16A isoform X1, whose protein sequence is MQTATLNHAGCRQVTRRHRDYTFFQLQLQLQLQPSFLSGSAASAALTSGQTSVFTSGEEMSEEKTDTSSELFESVREAVGRRVKLILRRSVQLEVKGDKVENRVLALASHRAYLLTARIPSKIEQSFSCLDIQGISSNKPTQLVLEHERGSWSLRLGSVEEVDEVIAHIGVCLQRIRPSSSPVKVMRKLSLKPPERTTALQAIWDDQGSADLGPCGGFSHQYWCVCDYLGLPYREEVQWDVDTIYLTQDSRELNLQDFIHLENRDLVAIIAALEYNQWFTKVSAKDYKLSSDVCDQILRVVARSSRLEELVLDNAGLRSDFAQKLAGALSQNPASTLHTLILTNNSLEDKGVAALSAQLAKLPMGLKHLNLSRTSMSPKGVNSLCQALCANPVVASTLSHLDLSGNSLKGDDLQNLHSFLSHPNCLETLDLSNSDCSLEQVCASLLRGSLKHLSVFNMSKTVFSHRKCKEIPSSFKQFFSCAQALSSVSLSGTRLPLEALKALLLGLGCNPNLSDVSLDLSCCELRSGGSQILEGCIAEIPNISSLDISDNGLDIDLTTLLVWLAKNRSIRNLSIGKNFNNIKSKNVAQVLDNLVHMIQEEESPLTSLSLADSKLKADLSIVLNALGSNTSLTKLDISGNAMGDMGAKMLAKALQINTKLRTVVWDRNNISPQGLQDVAAALEKNYTIRFMPVPIMDAAQALKANPEKTEDALLKMEQYLLRNHETRKYLQEQAYRLQQGIVTTTTQQMMDTMCVKVQDHLNSLKFTETSLVLDDMKVAENLMKDARNSKRLLPNLYHLKNGGSQEAFVGAIQDTLQSMAGEVARVMDAQLQTMLVSMVDSAEGLCPHVMKRSNLRQELLKAGAGRMTVPRSFVTTTLLEQSGVDIINKISEVKLSMASFLSDRIVDEILESLSRSQHTLADHLIRKGQTLLHKEPQMETEVLDEMVLQPANHNQEQKQMHDRERQHGLEDMDSCVMTPKTKRKSILVRMLRPVSVAFEMEFDLDKALEDVPIHVEDPPPPPTPLHPSDRMSTCYGDLPPPPTSPDTDSVYLGELPPVEHMTLESQTKLRPKPKKRTKPSRQPRESTASSELQENSIMGKLDEGLDDFFSKKVIKLSFRLPSVRGPSTSSQEGTDKKRESRRSGFFNLIKSRTSRSEKSHGPASITPPHPASPTTPQPPSPVTEETMPTSPTPSAKNAAIVVEPHQEFHKAPSQDHADSETEVHPNPAEEEKHVEKKENVEKRESVEKKESVEKRENLEKNENVEKKEKVEKKDHPHVPRHIGVPVMGMDLLAEMKARQERMATKKSESVSLLDKVDGDKAKPDVHPTVPANTDESRPEPTPRSKPASVTLKPPPPQATKLSLGLHPCGPTSPVSPKPSGTHIHDDSAEVAADSSSAKGPLPAPRLKRASSEQEKDSVSSSVPAGPLSPLPCDVHRDSGDAFDPPSAGSEPGAVGRQWSSLKGSATPPTAREEDRERTKSLPVYVRPPSLADPDLSPAEEEIPAPADDKNSEDESSDDSASV
- the LOC113153781 gene encoding F-actin-uncapping protein LRRC16A isoform X3 — encoded protein: MSEEKTDTSSELFESVREAVGRRVKLILRRSVQLEVKGDKVENRVLALASHRAYLLTARIPSKIEQSFSCLDIQGISSNKPTQLVLEHERGSWSLRLGSVEEVDEVIAHIGVCLQRIRPSSSPVKVMRKLSLKPPERTTALQAIWDDQGSADLGPCGGFSHQYWCVCDYLGLPYREEVQWDVDTIYLTQDSRELNLQDFIHLENRDLVAIIAALEYNQWFTKVSAKDYKLSSDVCDQILRVVARSSRLEELVLDNAGLRSDFAQKLAGALSQNPASTLHTLILTNNSLEDKGVAALSAQLAKLPMGLKHLNLSRTSMSPKGVNSLCQALCANPVVASTLSHLDLSGNSLKGDDLQNLHSFLSHPNCLETLDLSNSDCSLEQVCASLLRGSLKHLSVFNMSKTVFSHRKCKEIPSSFKQFFSCAQALSSVSLSGTRLPLEALKALLLGLGCNPNLSDVSLDLSCCELRSGGSQILEGCIAEIPNISSLDISDNGLDIDLTTLLVWLAKNRSIRNLSIGKNFNNIKSKNVAQVLDNLVHMIQEEESPLTSLSLADSKLKADLSIVLNALGSNTSLTKLDISGNAMGDMGAKMLAKALQINTKLRTVVWDRNNISPQGLQDVAAALEKNYTIRFMPVPIMDAAQALKANPEKTEDALLKMEQYLLRNHETRKYLQEQAYRLQQGIVTTTTQQMMDTMCVKVQDHLNSLKFTETSLVLDDMKVAENLMKDARNSKRLLPNLYHLKNGGSQEAFVGAIQDTLQSMAGEVARVMDAQLQTMLVSMVDSAEGLCPHVMKRSNLRQELLKAGAGRMTVPRSFVTTTLLEQSGVDIINKISEVKLSMASFLSDRIVDEILESLSRSQHTLADHLIRKGQTLLHKEPQMETEVLDEMVLQPANHNQEQKQMHDRERQHGLEDMDSCVMTPKTKRKSILVRMLRPVSVAFEMEFDLDKALEDVPIHVEDPPPPPTPLHPSDRMSTCYGDLPPPPTSPDTDSVYLGELPPVEHMTLESQTKLRPKPKKRTKPSRQPRESTASSELQENSIMGKLDEGLDDFFSKKVIKLSFRLPSVRGPSTSSQEGTDKKRESRRSGFFNLIKSRTSRSEKSHGPASITPPHPASPTTPQPPSPVTEETMPTSPTPSAKNAAIVVEPHQEFHKAPSQDHADSETEVHPNPAEEEKHVEKKENVEKRESVEKKESVEKRENLEKNENVEKKEKVEKKDHPHVPRHIGVPVMGMDLLAEMKARQERMATKKSESVSLLDKVDGDKAKPDVHPTVPANTDESRPEPTPRSKPASVTLKPPPPQATKLSLGLHPCGPTSPVSPKPSGTHIHDDSAEVAADSSSAKGPLPAPRLKRASSEQEKDSVSSSVPAGPLSPLPCDVHRDSGDAFDPPSAGSEPGAVGRQWSSLKGSATPPTAREEDRERTKSLPVYVRPPSLADPDLSPAEEEIPAPADDKNSEDESSDDSASV
- the LOC113153781 gene encoding F-actin-uncapping protein LRRC16A isoform X2, with product MQTATLNHAGCRQVTRRHRDYTFFQLQLQLQLQPSFLSGSAASAALTSGQTSVFTSGEEMSEEKTDTSSELFESVREAVGRRVKLILRRSVQLEVKGDKVENRVLALASHRAYLLTARIPSKIEQSFSCLDIQGISSNKPTQLVLEHERGSWSLRLGSVEEVDEVIAHIGVCLQRIRPSSSPVKVMRKLSLKPPERTTALQAIWDDQGSADLGPCGGFSHQYWCVCDYLGLPYREEVQWDVDTIYLTQDSRELNLQDFIHLENRDLVAIIAALEYNQWFTKVSAKDYKLSSDVCDQILRVVARSSRLEELVLDNAGLRSDFAQKLAGALSQNPASTLHTLILTNNSLEDKGVAALSAQLAKLPMGLKHLNLSRTSMSPKGVNSLCQALCANPVVASTLSHLDLSGNSLKGDDLQNLHSFLSHPNCLETLDLSNSDCSLEQVCASLLRGSLKHLSVFNMSKTVFSHRKCKEIPSSFKQFFSCAQALSSVSLSGTRLPLEALKALLLGLGCNPNLSDVSLDLSCCELRSGGSQILEGCIAEIPNISSLDISDNGLDIDLTTLLVWLAKNRSIRNLSIGKNFNNIKSKNVAQVLDNLVHMIQEEESPLTSLSLADSKLKADLSIVLNALGSNTSLTKLDISGNAMGDMGAKMLAKALQINTKLRTVVWDRNNISPQGLQDVAAALEKNYTIRFMPVPIMDAAQALKANPEKTEDALLKMEQYLLRNHETRKYLQEQAYRLQQGIVTTTTQQMMDTMCVKVQDHLNSLKFTETSLVLDDMKVAENLMKDARNSKRLLPNLYHLKNGGSQEAFVGAIQDTLQSMAGEVARVMDAQLQTMLVSMVDSAEGLCPHVMKRSNLRQELLKAGAGRMTVPRSFVTTTLLEQSGVDIINKISEVKLSMASFLSDRIVDEILESLSRSQHTLADHLIRKGQTLLHKEPQMETEVLDEMVLQPANHNQEQKQMHDRERQHGLEDMDSCVMTPKTKRKSILVRMLRPVSVAFEMEFDLDKALEDVPIHVEDPPPPPTPLHPSDRMSTCYGDLPPPPTSPDTDSVYLGELPPVEHMTLESQTKLRPKPKKRTKPSRQPRESTASSELQENSIMGKLDEGLDDFFSKKVIKLSFRLPSVRGPSTSSQEGTDKKRESRRSGFFNLIKSRTSRSEKSHGPASITPPHPASPTTPQPPSPVTEETMPTSPTPSAKNAAIVVEPHQEFHKAPSQDHADSETEVHPNPAEEEKHVEKKENVEKRESVEKKESVEKRENLEKNENVEKKEKVEKKDHPHVPRHIGVPVMGMDLLAEMKARQERMATKKSESVSLLDKVDGDKVPANTDESRPEPTPRSKPASVTLKPPPPQATKLSLGLHPCGPTSPVSPKPSGTHIHDDSAEVAADSSSAKGPLPAPRLKRASSEQEKDSVSSSVPAGPLSPLPCDVHRDSGDAFDPPSAGSEPGAVGRQWSSLKGSATPPTAREEDRERTKSLPVYVRPPSLADPDLSPAEEEIPAPADDKNSEDESSDDSASV